From candidate division WOR-1 bacterium RIFOXYB2_FULL_36_35, a single genomic window includes:
- a CDS encoding NAD(P)H:quinone oxidoreductase, type IV has product MKIFIVFYSMYGHVYRLAEAVALGSREVKGADVELKQVPETLSTEILTKMGAVETKKAFAKVPVCNVEELAEADAIIFGTPTRFGNMCGQMRQFFDATGGLWAKGTLIGKVGSVFTSSATQHGGQESTILTFHVTLLHHGMVIVGLPYSFKSQMRVDEITGGSPYGTSTIAGGEGERMPTRNELEAARFQGKHVAAIASKLAK; this is encoded by the coding sequence ATGAAAATTTTCATTGTTTTTTATTCAATGTACGGTCATGTTTATCGTTTGGCGGAGGCTGTAGCTTTAGGCTCTCGTGAAGTCAAAGGTGCCGATGTAGAATTAAAGCAAGTGCCTGAAACATTGTCTACTGAAATTTTGACTAAAATGGGGGCTGTGGAGACTAAGAAGGCTTTTGCGAAAGTTCCTGTTTGTAACGTAGAGGAATTGGCAGAGGCTGATGCAATTATTTTTGGTACACCAACCAGGTTTGGCAATATGTGCGGCCAAATGAGACAATTTTTTGACGCGACAGGAGGGCTTTGGGCTAAGGGGACTTTAATTGGCAAAGTAGGGAGTGTTTTTACAAGTAGTGCGACCCAACATGGTGGGCAAGAATCTACTATTTTAACTTTTCATGTTACTTTGCTTCATCATGGAATGGTAATAGTTGGTCTTCCATACTCTTTTAAAAGTCAGATGAGAGTTGATGAAATAACCGGTGGATCTCCATATGGGACATCTACTATTGCAGGTGGCGAGGGAGAACGTATGCCAACTCGCAATGAACTTGAAGCGGCTAGGTTTCAGGGTAAACACGTGGCTGCTATTGCATCAAAACTTGCAAAGTAG